GCTGACATCTTGAAAGCCTATCATATATATCTTGCCACCTGTCCGTTTAGGAAGATCTCCAATTTCTTCTCGAATAAGACCATTATGAATGTGGCTGAGAAAGTCACAAAGCTCCATATTATTGATTTCGGTATTCTCTATGGTTTCCAGTGGCCTTGTTTTTTACAACGTCTCTCATCTAGACCTGGTGGACCCCCCAAACTTCGTGTTACTGGAATCGATCTTCCATGTCCAGGTTTTCGACCATCAGAAAGGGTTGAAGAGACAGGGAGGCGCTTGGCTAGTTACGCTGAGACTTTTAAAGTTCCTTTTGAATTCAATGCTATAGCTCAGAAGTGGGAAACAATTAAACTTGAAGATCTTAAGATCAAGGAGGATGAGCTGCTTGTGGTGAACTGTCTTTATAGATTTAGGAATCTGCTAGATGAAACTGTGATAGTAAACAGTCCTAGAAATATTGTTTTGAATCTTATCAGGAAGATGAATCCTGCTGTTTTTGTGCTGGGAGTGGTGAATGGTGCGTATAATGCCCCCTTCTTCATTACAAGATTCCGCGAGGCACTGTTTCATTATTCATCCTTCTTTGATATGCTTGATGCCAATATTCCCCGAGAAATTCATGAGAGAATGTTGCTCGAAAAAACAGTATTTGGGCGGGAGGCGATGAACGTCATTGCATGTGAGGCTGCTGAGAGGATAGAGAGGCCAGAAACGTACAAGCAATGGCAGGTTCGGAATATGAGGGCTGGCTTTGAGCAGCTTCCTTTAGACAAGGAGATAATGAGAATTGCAAGAGACAGAGTTAAGTCCTACCATAAAGATTTCGTGATCGATGAAGATGGTCACTGGTTGTTGCAGGGGTGGAAGGGACGAATTGTATATGCACTTTCTTCTTGGACGCCAGTTTATTGAAGGTAATTCATTGTGGCATGAAGAAAGGCCTGATCACCAGCTATGGGCCATGCTGGCTTCTGCATCACTTGTAGGATATGAACAACTTCTCCGTTGATAACTGAGGTACTGATCCATTTGTAGACATGAATATTTTACTGAAACCCAAAATGTATTTTAGTTATGTATAGAAGTTTTTTCATTCAGTATTTTGTTTAGTTAGTGCATGAAGAATAAGTAATGTCTTTTAAGAATGCTCATATGGCTGATCTGATGTATTGGAAGCAAATTTGCGGATCCTTATATTTCATGCATTAGACTGACGTCAACATACATGGTTCGGCTCTCTTGATGTTCAATCAGGGAAAAGAGCGTTCAAGTGCTATATTCGTTAGAAAATCTGTGGGCCATGCATGCATGCTTATTCTTAGGAAGATTTGGAGGTTGTGAAGAAAGAACGCCCTTTGTTCTTGATGTAACAGCCAAGCTGATATTCTCATGTAGTTAGTGAAGATCATCTGTTGAAAGAATAGAATGCAACATAATGCTCTAGAAGTGATAACAATTCTTGTTAGAGGTTGACATCCATCAATGGTTTCTGGTGGTGGTTGATCAACTTCAGGCCATCGGTATAATTTATGCAAGAGTAACATGCGGTCAATCttgttttgtttaatattttcagaaacaaGAAGCCTCATGGATTAGCGCAAACCCCTTCTGTAGTTTACTTTTCCTCATATTCTATGTGCATTATCATCTGCAAATGGTTTCTTGATTTGACTCTGAGCAGAAGCAAACTCCATTTGATTCAGTGTTGCTGTTGGTGTGGAATTTGAACAGTAGTTAATAATGAAATTCCAGAAGAGTTTGACCTGAGTTTTTTATGTGCGTTTTTGGTGggattttattctatttatttacttgTGAGGCTCAAAAACGTCATTCTTTACCACAtacaaaataatccaaaaaaaaaagaattatcaaaACAATCTTAAAGTCATTTTTTGACAAGTAGTCAGATGTCGggccaatatttttttataaagttggtAAAGTTAATCCaccaactctttcttttctaagTTAAAGTCCTCCAACAAACTTGAATGAggtcataaatttaaattctactTAGATGTATAGAtatttactctatttatatgagtttattataacttatatttgcttgttcttgattgtttttaaaaaatattcagcacatattaatgtattaatataataatatagttattgcttctacaaaaaaaaaaagaaaaaataaacaaattattgacgtctatgataatttattttttccctatTTATCTCTTGTGATTCTCAAAATGACAATTTAACTTAATCCAATCAATAGACAGGAAAAGATCCAATTTAAGCTGACAAATTACTTTTTCCTTGCATAAATTggtgaaaattgtattttttgtgatgatcCCATTGCTTtaatacaaagaaaattttgatttgtgaTTTAGTCAGCGTAACAGAACCCAAAAGCACGTACCTTTAGCacattcagaaaatatttcaaacaaaacAGTGGGCCTCTGGTGTTAGCGTTTCAGAAGGTGGATCAGACATAGCCTACACTCATAACATGACCCACCCCATTTCAATATCAATTGCAGTTCTGAAATCAGATAAAAGAGAAACCCAAAGTAGACTAAATAACCAACATTCCTTACTTATTTATGCTACCAAGTTCAGGCCCAAAATCACATTTCATTTCATAGAAATTAAATCTCCTTAGTTGGGATAGTCAGGACATTGgttcaaataatatttgattcagttaaaattaaattagacttattaaactatttatgagtttggggacaaataaaaaattaaatttttttaatcaagaTAGATacaacaaatttatttcaacattcaaatatatatatatatatatatatatatatacacacaatcacaaaaataaatttgtttgggTGAAGAGGTGGCTTGCCTCGAATCCCTTGCACTGAAATAAAAGCTGGGAATAAAATTTAGGAGGGATAGGGGAAGAAGGAAGGGCATGTGGTTAATAAAAAGAAGTAGTGACCGGAAGCAGCGGTGGCGGGAGAGCACTTTTTCTTATGACAACcggataaaaaagaaagagaaatggTGATAGGATAGCCACTCGTTTTGGTAGGCGACTCCCCTAACTGACGCCGTTAATTTTATTGGCTCTTCTTTCATCCCCATAACGCCGTGAAGACTCCATCCTATCACGTTTGTTCTGTGTTTTGGATCTTGTCTTTTCTCTTTATGTGTCTGTTGTTTTGgggttttaaaataaaaaaaattgataataatatttatgagttATGAGCACATGGGCATGGGGGGGTTGGGGCTCTATACTAGGCTGCACTCTTGGAATATAGTTTATTATTCTCATAATAATTACACCATTTTCacatattcttttcttttggctGTACAACCTTACCctcaaacaatatatatactaccaaatacatgataaatagtaaaacaaattcatatatagaCGTCAACTTCACTTACTTCATTTGAATGCTGCATCAACTTGTTAATAAGTAATGGATCAATTAGAATACTAAACTACCTTATGTTACCATAACAcactatatattttacatttgagGCTCAATTTATATGTCATAAACCCAATAATTAGTTGACTCATGACATAAACGAGACCTTCATGTGTAATACACAGCgtctaaaaagataaataaatattaatattttgaaatgttaATGATTTTTTGATATGCAGGTATAATAAATTGCATGTGCAATGCGACCATAACAAGTGCTCGTAAATAGATATATAGTAGACTGCCTATGGTTTAAAGGGTGCTTggttatatatgttattttgaaatatactCATATATTCTATAAGATGTAtttaaagtttataataatattatattttattttttaaaaaataaaaatttaaggggTTTGAGTTAAATAAGATTAGGGGAgtacttataaaatattaaattcatatttttataactaatatgatcaaaattaagaaaaaaaattacttttttaagcTCTTGAAAGAAAGttagaaattctcttctttttttttttttggtaattttaaatcttataaactcttaaatatattattataaaatatttttaaaaacttacaaaTTGACCCAAATACCCTCTTAATTGAATTGATGTTTCAATTTTGGTTTGCAAATTAAGTATGAGGATACTGTGTGTGTGGTtggaagagaaaagagaagttGTCCAAAGTTTCCAATTTAAGGTGGCTGTTCTTATCAAGATTCCAGACTTTGGAGTGgacattttcatttattaatttgagtaAGCTTCGAGATTACCAATTCCGTactttaatgaattaatttcgGACTTACATCTTACAAAAGTAACGTCCACATGACTCATTGTGGTGggttatgttttttttaagcgccaattatatatatatatatatgatgattatattaatattatgataaattgagtaatatatcaattcaaataatatactaatatgagcaagaataataaataaattaaaaatacttacataaaataaaataaatattcacacatttaataaaatttgaattcataacTCATTGTGGGTTACGATGAATATGGTCTATTTAGCCGGTTATGTCATATTGAATCTTCTGCCACCTGGTTTTATgccacatacatatatatgtatttttattatgtatttttaaaagtatttctaattttattttattgttgccTTTTGGATAAGAATTTCCCAAATAAATGCATTGGTATGGCAAAAATGGGATATAAAAACTGTGACATATTAATTTGCCTTGTTAAATCATGACCGattggaatattttaaatctgTGACTGGTTcatgtttaaaataattattgaattctataataaaatttatttatatttattcgtAATTGACTGAACGTGAATTCTATAACTTATGTTCAGatttattatgaaatgttATTGTTCTAAACCCTATTTAGTTCATATGATTTATGTTTGAACAATCCGAAATGCCAAATATGAtttggaattaaaattatcaaacaccATTATGATGATGATCGAATTGAAAAATTCACACATAAAATCACAAGCATAAATAAATGGCAGATCTctagtatttattaaaactcCATGCGTGATTGAGAAAATatgcattaattaaaatatagttatattcacaagcttttaatttattagtgaTTCATGTgtaagattaattttaataaatatattattttttgtatttaatgaaataaaaaaatgtatttggaTCGATAATTGATGAATGTAAGAGGTTGAGAATAGTTAGGAAGCGGGGTGGGGCCGAGCAACTATCCGAGTTTCCAAACATATCCTCCGgactctctctatctctcatTCCCAATCCCATTGGACAACTTTTGACCGGACAATTATGTCCCTGCTACCTGCTGTTCAAGTTTAACTATAAAACCACAATGGGGGGTTTTAGCGATGGtttgtaattgtaattgattGTAATTGTAGTTGGTTGCTTTGCTTTTCcaccaaaccccaaacccaaACCCAAACCCAAACCCACAAGAggttttatatataaacaagaaCCAAACGAAAATTcgcattttttaattttctttttttctaatgcAGTACTAGTTTATTTCCGTGACGTAAATTCGAAATTCTTGTTAGTATTCTGTATAGAAACAAAGGGAAGAAAAGGAAGTAGACGTGTGGAAGAATTCCTCTCCCTAGTGGATCCATCGACAGGTAATTCATTTGCTCTGTTCAAAATATTACTGCCATTTTCggctttattttcttttttatatgatttctGGGTTTGAATTTCTGATGCGGGTTCTTTTCTGGTTTTAGAAAGATTTCTGTTTCCATatcttttttacctttttggGTTGGTTGATTTGATTTTCACGAGGAATTGTGGAAATTCAAGTTGATCCTGCTGAGATCTGATCCAATTATTGACGActgtgtaattttatttttgattgcTTTGATttgaagttaaaaaaaaatgagagtttTTGAGCAGTTGATTTGgatttttggttttgattttgctGATTTCTGCAATtctttcttaaagaaaaaaggaccATTGAGGAAAAATAACAAGTTGTTAATTTCTTTCGTTTTTGTAACTTGAATGGTCTGAATTTCAGTTGATCGGACTCCAGAATCATGTAGCTGGATCTGATGAATGTGGAATTCTGCTATTTCTCGTGCACATCTGTTTTGTCACATAGAACGGAAGCTTTGCAGATGGAGCTTTCCGTCAACTGCGAGAATTATTGGGAATCTTGTCTTTTGAAAGCATCTTATACTTGAATTATATGATCTTCAGTTCTTTCATGAAGGCTGTTGATAGCCCTTTTATTCTGTAATTAAGTTGAATGCTGGTGAAAGcagaaatgcaaaaatttctctttcttcagGACATCATTAACTTTGATTTTAGATCTGAGTTCTTGGTGGTCATTTATTTGTCTCTAAGTTAAAATAGATCTGAGTTCTTGATGGtctttagtttttctttagtttcCTATGTTCTGTACATAACACCGGAAATTGTGTCTAAAATTTGAGGCTTTCATACTTGGGTTTCCTCTATGGTCAATACAGAAAATCATGGATCAAAGTTTTTCCAGAATGCTTGTTAGAAGAAGACACATCATCAGTGCTTTTTTGTGTTCCAtggataatttgatttttgaaatggaCACCTTGTTTGGGTGATCACACTGCATTTTTGGGCGTTTCTTCCGTGTGATTTACATGTGTTGAAGTCTTATTGTTTGGTGATCTTAGAATTTCActgtttgttttcttattgATACAGATTGAGGTTTTGCAACATCACATTACTGAATTTGATGATCTCATATTGGCATGCGACCTAAGATATGGTGTCAAAGAAGAGGCTGGATTATGGATTCAATGGCTACCGAGCCCCCATTATTCCCAGAGCTCCTAGATCAATTAGGGTAAccatatttttgaattatgtgGTTTCTGCCTTCAATATTGTTCAGCATATAACCAAGCCCCTTTTCTTTGTTACTCTTGCCAGAGGAGAAGCCCACACAAGAATTCGATTGAAGACAGTAAACTTTGTGCCTTTGAATTACTTGCAGCTGTAGCTGGTAAGTTGTTACAGGAGAGTGAAAGCTCTGCTTCCAGTAGTGTAGCCAACGGGAAATTCCAGCCGGGCATTTGCCAAGGTGGAAACAAGAAGGAGCAGAGTTTAGATGATAAAGCTTTGAAATCGGAGAGCTTTGACCATGGAAGTTGTGCTGAGAGTGCATTTATTCCGGAAATTTCCGTTCCAGAGCAAAATCAATTAGAAAACAATTCTGCCTTGGAACAGACTTCTGTACGTGCCACTTCTGATATCCGAAAGAAAGTTGATTGTGACATAAAACTAGGAACCAGTGAAGTCAAGAATGCAGATGGAAATACCATTTCTAAAGTTGAGGGTTCCATCTGTTTTGGTGATAGCTTAAACTGTAAGGTAGAGGGTGGAGCAGAAATGCATGCGAAGGATGATAATAATCAGATAATTGACTCATCTTTGGCTGACACATCCACTGTAAAGGATCCAATTGAAGAAGATGTGAATACTAATCTACTAATTAAATCAGAGGGTAGTGTACAGTTGCCCTTGTATAGGGACCCCATTCCTGATGCTTTATTGCAAAAGCACTggaataatgtaaaattagGAATTAGAGATGACGACGAAAATTCTTTTGGGTGCAATAAATCTAGCACCAGGGTTAGGCCCTTTAGGCCACAACCACGTATTGGACACCGTAGAATAAGGAAGATGCTGACGTCCAAATACAGGAAAGTAGCTCCAAAGCTGAAGGGTTGTGGACTTTATAGTAAGTGGCTGTTACATGCTTATCTTAGTTTAATGTGCTAAATTTCTTTTGGTGTTATATGTAATCTGTTCCCATGATTATATGATTGTCCTCCTTccattgttttgttttcagGTGAGGGAATCAGGTCCTTTTACCAGTATAGAAAGAGAATTTATACACAAGAGAGATTCCAACAAGCACCTATCAAGAAAAGGAAGCTGTCTGATCACACATTCGCAGTTGCATATCATCAGGATACCAGCAGTGATAGCATCTCTAATTTACCTGAGAAGGGGACGAAGATAGACAATGAGAGTAGCTCGGCCAACATCTTGCAAAGAGGTGCTCTATCATGTCTTTAATCTGAAGTTTTGGTGTTGGCAGTATCTCTAAAtgattcttttaatttattgcagcAAGTGGTACGTCAGCTACAGTCAGAGGTCATCAAAAAGCCAAGGATTCTCATGGTACtagaattttgttttcagttttatccttatttattgatatagaAGAAGTTCTTACTCTACTGTTATCTCCTCCTCAGTGAAATTTAGCATTAAGTCCTTCAGGGTGCCAGAACTTTACATTGAGGTCCCAGAAACTGCAAGTGTCGGTTCTCTCAAGGTTTGTGTTTGCTCACATTTCCAGtcttatatattatgaaatgtATGGTTCGTACTGTTGCATATGGTGGGACATAAATcatttgaaatgaaattttaggtATGAAATTGCTGTTTGAGAATGAATCATTGAGAGACATTTCTATCTTGGTGTTGGGATGTATTTCAGATAGCACTAGTTGAGATTGTACTCTTCGTATGCTATATTAATCTGAGTAGATAAGGATTATGGTTTCAGAGAACTGTGATGGAGGCAGTTACTGCTATTCTTGGGAATGGAATTCGAGTTGGTGTAGTTCTTCAAGGAAAGAAGGTCCGAGATGACAATAGAACTTTGCAGCAGGCTGGTATTTCTCAGAGTAGCAACCTTGACACTCTGGGTTTTACATTAGAGCCAAGCTTTTCACATGTTTCCCCATCCATGGCTCCTAAAAAACTTCCGTCGGCATTGCCATGTGATGCAGATCAAGAGTTGCCTAGGTACAATGAATTTCTTAGCTTTTTCCTCAAAGATTTTAGTCGCTCCAGCTTTAACTTATAATTGAAATGGCGGTAGATCATCTTATACTCGGTTCTTTCCTGAGTGAATTTCTTTCAGTGTTTCTATGGCTGCACATTAAAAGAGCTTTTCTGttgtttcaaaattcaaatagacATAAATTCCAGAAGTTATCTTTCAGTTGAAAGTTATCATTTGAGCTCTAACATTAGCTGGTCGACCAATTTCCATTTCTCAACTGACCAACTTCTTGTATATTTTGCTCACCAGGTCTCCTGCTACTCCAATGACTGATTCAGGGATTGGAAATGGTGCGGTTGATCCCCCTGTTGtcaacaaattcgatgatGTTATGGACAACGACAACCTCAATTTCTCCCCACAGACTCCTAAAAACGAACCAAATGATGCATCAATTCCCGACTCCAAGGCATTGGTTCCAGTCCCTCCAATGAACGCGGAGGCTCTTGCAATAGTCCCAGTGAACCCCAAACCTAAACGTACTGAAATTTCACAGCGTAGAACTAGGAGACCGTTTTCAGTAGCAGAAGTCGAGGCCCTTGTTGCAGCAGTTGAAAAACTTGGCACCGGAAGGTAAGAACATAGTCCAGGCacaatatgaaatataaatcattGAGATTTTGTTCCGATATCCACTCcgttacataattaattatacttggGTTTCTGCTTATCAGGTGGCGTGATGTCAAACTAGGTGCTTTTGAGAATGCAGATCACAGAACATACGTGGACTTGAAGGTAGAAAATCTGTGTTTTCGTTTTACCTTCCTTTAAAAAAGCTGGATGATTTGCATTATAATAGTTGGAGTGCACATGCTTTTAGGCATAACATATTGCTAAGCAAATCTTATTAGGATTGATATGATTAGATGAAAAAGCCAAGGGAATCATTCACATGGGTGGTTGTGGATATACCTTGAGGCATCAAGATGTGttgaattaatcaaattagtAAGCAAGCTTGGATTCATGTGATGTTGATTCTTGTTGTTTACGCAGGACAAATGGAAGACCCTTGTTCATACAGCAAGCATATCTCCTCAGCAGAGACGGGGCGAGCCGGTTCCACAGGAGCTCTTGGACCGAGTCTTATCTGCTCACTCGTATTGGTCGCAGCATCAGTCGAAACAACAGGGGAAGCATACACCGTCGGTGGAGTCCCTGAGAAGTGAGGAGAGCGTAGGAGTTGCTTGAAGGATCACAAGTTGTGATTGTCAAAAGTGTAAAAAGTTTACTGTTATAGGAAAGTTGATCACATTGGAGTTGTAAAAAAAGGTGTAATGCTTAAGTTTGATTGTAGCTAATATCTCACACTCATTTGTTTCCCTACTCTTTCAATTACTTGGAAAATAGACATTCTTctcttttgtaaattattggTGGAAAATAAATGTGGTTTTAACAGCAATCAATGCCTCAGCCCTCAGCTGCCCTTCTATTTACTTTTCCACTATATCTAAATTAGTTGCTTagttatcaatattaattttaactcTCACATCACATCTAAACATAAGGGTGAATTTGAACAGAtttcaaagaaataaataatataaactaaatattaatattaatgtcaGTGTGGCAAAATGGTTAAAGAAGTAATATATTGTGGGATTAGATCTGAGTGTGAGTGTGATTTCATTTGAAGTCGCACGTTGGAGCATGTGAACTGTTGTTATTCCCCTGACATATGATTGGCCACCGcctgcttttctttctttctttcttttttggtcaTATATACAAGCAAggtattttccttttttcttaacAACACAATTTACACACTCCActgttaataaaaaagtagaaaaataattaagtgtaatttactcttaaaatgatgcaatttaccctctttcaaaaaagttttaaaatataagaaattcttttgcacttcttttattattataagaaacTGTACGCACATGCACATACACTCATCTACATAtgtctatctatctatctatccaTACATACAGATACAGTGGATTTGCTTGCACCACTCCACCTCACCAACCTTATTTTACAACAGCTGCTCATCACTTGTAGTATTACACTTTAATTTGTGTacaaagtttttaaaataattacactcacaCATACATACACCTTTACTTACACTGCACTCTGTTCAAGATTGCTTCTAACTGCAGTTacccatacatatatatatatatatctattgtTTCACATGcaaaatacaacaaacataaattaaCTTTCAAACAAAACTTGAAGCATAAGTTtcttagtaataaaatattaaatattagttttaaaatCTTAGATGCAATTATTAGtagtaaaattattgttataactCAATAATGACACGGTTacaataataacataaatatagtgacaatatcattaattgttatcttataaaattttcgaaaaatttataagtaatactTTGATGACATGGGCTTAAATTTGTTGGCGCCAAGGCTGTTGGACCTTCCTTGTGTGGAGACCAATTGCTGGTC
The window above is part of the Sesamum indicum cultivar Zhongzhi No. 13 linkage group LG7, S_indicum_v1.0, whole genome shotgun sequence genome. Proteins encoded here:
- the LOC105167134 gene encoding telomere repeat-binding protein 4 gives rise to the protein MVSKKRLDYGFNGYRAPIIPRAPRSIRRRSPHKNSIEDSKLCAFELLAAVAGKLLQESESSASSSVANGKFQPGICQGGNKKEQSLDDKALKSESFDHGSCAESAFIPEISVPEQNQLENNSALEQTSVRATSDIRKKVDCDIKLGTSEVKNADGNTISKVEGSICFGDSLNCKVEGGAEMHAKDDNNQIIDSSLADTSTVKDPIEEDVNTNLLIKSEGSVQLPLYRDPIPDALLQKHWNNVKLGIRDDDENSFGCNKSSTRVRPFRPQPRIGHRRIRKMLTSKYRKVAPKLKGCGLYSEGIRSFYQYRKRIYTQERFQQAPIKKRKLSDHTFAVAYHQDTSSDSISNLPEKGTKIDNESSSANILQRASGTSATVRGHQKAKDSHVKFSIKSFRVPELYIEVPETASVGSLKRTVMEAVTAILGNGIRVGVVLQGKKVRDDNRTLQQAGISQSSNLDTLGFTLEPSFSHVSPSMAPKKLPSALPCDADQELPRSPATPMTDSGIGNGAVDPPVVNKFDDVMDNDNLNFSPQTPKNEPNDASIPDSKALVPVPPMNAEALAIVPVNPKPKRTEISQRRTRRPFSVAEVEALVAAVEKLGTGRWRDVKLGAFENADHRTYVDLKDKWKTLVHTASISPQQRRGEPVPQELLDRVLSAHSYWSQHQSKQQGKHTPSVESLRSEESVGVA